The window TCTGCAACTTTTACTTGTTTTGTAAGAGTAAAACCGCCCAAAACAATGAGTAAGCCTCCGATAATGGCACCTCCGTAAGGTACGTTAAGAACGATAACTTTACCGAACATAAACAAGAGACCTAAGATGCCCCAGAACAAAAATGTTCCGATTGGATTCTTTTTATCTTTTAAGGAGATTACGGCTGTGATAATAGAAACTAGACCGCAAAGGCCGTAAACAATTTCATCTATAACCATTGTATTATTATGAATAAAACTAAACATCTGCCTTTTCTCCTTTTCTAAGTGACTTTTCAAATAGCCAGCACTGCACCAAGGCTATAAGAACCATTGCAACACCGGCTAAAATTGAGTACTTAGCTACATCAGTATTTGTAATATCAAGACCTTGTTCCTTAAGAGTTCCTGTAATTAAAAGAACACCAGATGCAACAGGAAAAATATTTTGACCGAAAAAGTTTCCGTAGTTTTCGGAAGCTCCTGCGAGCCCCTTAATTTTTTCGATATCATCTTCGGTAAGCTTTACATGTTTTTGAGCAGCTCCTTCAGCCATGGGGAGGATTAAGGGTCTTATAAACTGAACATGACCGCCCAATCTAATAGAAAATGCACAAGCAATTGTTCGTATAAGAATGTAGAGCCAAATAACCATACCGGCACTTGCTCCCTTTATCTTTTTAATAAAGTCTGCAGCTCTTTCCTTTAATCCGTAACGCTCCATAATAGCGATTACAGGAAAAGAAATAAAAAACAAGCTCATGTAGCGGTTGTTGACAAAACCTGTACCTATTGCATTAAGGACTTCAACGAATCCCATCTTTGCAATCAAACCTGTTACAAGACCTGAAATCAAAACAACTGCAACTACATCGAGTTTTAAAATAAAACCGGCAATAATAATTGCAACGCCTATTAAAACCAAATAGTTCATATCCAACTCCTTTTATTGGTTTATATCCGGCGTATTTTACCAAAAAAATAAAGCTTTGTCTATTATAAATAATTACACTTTGAATTTAGAAACTTCTTCCGTAAGATTTTGGATGCTGGCCTTATTTTTTTGGCTTATCTCATTTACTTCCTGTACGGCATTGCTAATCTGTACCGCACCGGAGGCCATCTCGTTCATGCTGTCAGTTATAACGCGGGTCAGTCCATCCAGTTTTTGCATCTCCTCGGCAACACTCTCCCCTCCTTTCAGCATTTCTTCAGAGCCTGCCTGCACTTCAACCGTTACCGTGTTGATACCCTTAATGGCAGACAAAACTTCCTTACTTCCTTTCTCTTGCTCATGCATAGCTTCGGTAAGAGTGTCACTCATCGATTTAACTTGCTCGGCCAAATTGAAAATAGCGTTAAATTTTTCCTCTACGGTTTTTGACGAGGTGGAAAGAGCTTCTATTTCACCCGAAAGCGCTTTAAGCGTTGCAGTTATTGTTTTGCCCTGTGCGGAAGACTCTTCTGCAAGCTTTCGGATTTCATCGGCTACAACGGCAAAACCTTTGCCTGCTTCTCCTGCATGAGCGGCCTCAATAGCTGCGTTCATTGCCAATAGGTTGGTTTGGCTTGCAATGTGCTGGATAACGCTTGAGGCTTCCAATAGACTGCCCGACTCTTCCGTTATTTTCTGCGTAACGCTGTTAGCGCCTGAAAGTGTTTCCTTGCCGTCGGCGGTAGCGGAAGCCAGCGTTTTTATAACGTCATCGGTTTTACCAAGTGTCTGCGTGATGGATGCAATATTCGCAACCATCTGTTCGATTGAAGCGGAGGATTCGGCGACGCTGGCAGCCTGATTTTCGATACTTCCATTTAGCTGTTTAATCGTACGAACAATTTCTTCAATGGTTGCAGCCGTTTCGGTAACGCTTGCTGCTTGGGTAAGAGCCTGTTGCTTTACTCCGTTTATGTTGGCGCTTATCTCGTGTACGGCGCTGGCGGTTTCGGTCATATTGCTTGCAAGCTCGTTGCCGATGTTTTCCATATCGACGCTGTTAAGGCCTACTTGCTTAATCGATGAGCCTATTTTCGAAATAGTCTGATTAAAGTATTCTGAGAGGTCGGTTATCTCGTCATTGCCGTGTACGGGAAGGCGTACCGTTAAATCGCCTTCACCCTCTGCGATGTCTTTAAGTGCGGAAACGATAGCCGTTATGGGTTTAATCAATGCAAGGGCTACAAAGAAAACGATAACCAGTGCAATAGATATAACCACTGTTCCGATACCGAACACCGACCTACGCAAAGTATTAACTGCTCCCATAAACTCATTTACCGGTGCGCGGATAATAACAGACCAACCAGTGGTTTTCATTGTGGCAAAAGAAGCTATGTAAGATTCTCCTTTGTATGTGTAATAGCCGACCTCGCTTTCGTCTGTATCCCAAACATACTCCAAAAAATCGGCACACGAAGCAAGCTCTTTGTCCGTTTTTGCCAGCTCGATAATGCTCACTTGATTTCTAACCAGCTCGATATCTTTATCTGCAACAATGTTTGTTGTATCTCCCATTATATAGCAATTACCTGTTTTGCCGACAACTATATCTTTAATCTGTTCGGAAAGCCAAGACCCGTCAAAATCCGCACTTAGAACACCTATAATTTGATGATTATCATCGTAAATCGGAACAGCAATAACTTGGATGAGTTTTTGTGTCGTCTTTGAAAAAAGCGGTTCGGAAAGAAATGCTTTTCCGTTTCGTGCCGCTTTGAACCATTCTCTGTCACCGACATTAGCAC of the Treponema denticola ATCC 35405 genome contains:
- a CDS encoding DUF969 domain-containing protein; this translates as MNYLVLIGVAIIIAGFILKLDVVAVVLISGLVTGLIAKMGFVEVLNAIGTGFVNNRYMSLFFISFPVIAIMERYGLKERAADFIKKIKGASAGMVIWLYILIRTIACAFSIRLGGHVQFIRPLILPMAEGAAQKHVKLTEDDIEKIKGLAGASENYGNFFGQNIFPVASGVLLITGTLKEQGLDITNTDVAKYSILAGVAMVLIALVQCWLFEKSLRKGEKADV
- a CDS encoding methyl-accepting chemotaxis protein; its protein translation is MKKRFSIRYKLIIVFGLLIAIAASVEGFLATRIARKAVTEKVEDHLIDKATDVAEIIDGRITAVQQFLEGIARMPVFSDASVSNQKKVELLKEQVAFNTAIHELDFSELDGTLHSINGRANVGDREWFKAARNGKAFLSEPLFSKTTQKLIQVIAVPIYDDNHQIIGVLSADFDGSWLSEQIKDIVVGKTGNCYIMGDTTNIVADKDIELVRNQVSIIELAKTDKELASCADFLEYVWDTDESEVGYYTYKGESYIASFATMKTTGWSVIIRAPVNEFMGAVNTLRRSVFGIGTVVISIALVIVFFVALALIKPITAIVSALKDIAEGEGDLTVRLPVHGNDEITDLSEYFNQTISKIGSSIKQVGLNSVDMENIGNELASNMTETASAVHEISANINGVKQQALTQAASVTETAATIEEIVRTIKQLNGSIENQAASVAESSASIEQMVANIASITQTLGKTDDVIKTLASATADGKETLSGANSVTQKITEESGSLLEASSVIQHIASQTNLLAMNAAIEAAHAGEAGKGFAVVADEIRKLAEESSAQGKTITATLKALSGEIEALSTSSKTVEEKFNAIFNLAEQVKSMSDTLTEAMHEQEKGSKEVLSAIKGINTVTVEVQAGSEEMLKGGESVAEEMQKLDGLTRVITDSMNEMASGAVQISNAVQEVNEISQKNKASIQNLTEEVSKFKV